The following proteins are co-located in the Noviherbaspirillum sp. UKPF54 genome:
- a CDS encoding DUF192 domain-containing protein produces the protein MNKLTPFRVTLATVFATLISGTALAQQAVKFPVIPLNAGIHVIKAEVAATEAQRQQGLMLREKMGQNEGMVFLFGAPAGVCMWMKNTLIPLSVAFIDETGKVINIEDMEPQTLESHCAKKPATYALEMNRGWFKQRNIKPGSIIDGLPR, from the coding sequence ATGAACAAGCTCACACCCTTCCGCGTTACGTTAGCGACTGTATTCGCCACGCTCATCAGCGGCACCGCCCTCGCTCAGCAAGCAGTCAAATTTCCGGTGATACCCCTCAATGCCGGCATTCATGTCATCAAGGCCGAAGTAGCGGCAACGGAAGCTCAGCGCCAGCAGGGGTTAATGCTTCGTGAAAAGATGGGGCAGAACGAAGGCATGGTGTTCCTGTTCGGCGCACCCGCCGGTGTCTGCATGTGGATGAAAAACACATTGATTCCGCTGTCAGTCGCCTTTATCGACGAGACAGGAAAGGTCATCAACATTGAAGACATGGAGCCACAGACGCTGGAATCGCATTGCGCGAAAAAGCCGGCAACCTACGCGCTGGAAATGAACCGCGGCTGGTTCAAGCAACGCAACATTAAG
- a CDS encoding pseudouridine synthase translates to MPLILFNKPFQVMCQFSAHSSRATLADYLTIPNIYPAGRLDADSEGLLLLTDDGKLQHEISHPKRKQPKTYIAQVEGLPDERALERLSGPLDLSDFVTQPCEAKQILTPEWLWERTPPIRERAQVPTSWLAITLSEGKNRQVRRMTAAVGLPTLRLVRIAIGPFSLETHPLLPGEWCEVSPSRLR, encoded by the coding sequence ATGCCGCTGATCCTGTTCAACAAGCCCTTTCAGGTCATGTGTCAATTCTCGGCGCATTCAAGCCGGGCGACACTAGCCGATTACCTGACGATTCCAAATATCTATCCGGCTGGACGACTGGACGCTGACAGCGAAGGCTTGCTACTGCTGACCGACGACGGAAAACTTCAGCATGAAATCAGCCATCCGAAACGCAAGCAACCTAAAACCTATATTGCACAAGTAGAAGGTTTGCCCGATGAACGGGCACTTGAACGGCTGAGCGGTCCGCTCGACCTTAGCGATTTCGTGACGCAGCCTTGCGAGGCAAAACAAATCCTGACACCGGAATGGCTATGGGAACGCACCCCACCGATCCGTGAACGGGCCCAGGTGCCAACAAGCTGGCTAGCAATTACTTTATCCGAGGGGAAAAATCGGCAGGTGCGACGGATGACTGCCGCAGTGGGGCTGCCGACCTTGAGGCTGGTACGTATTGCAATCGGTCCATTTTCGTTGGAAACACACCCGTTATTACCAGGCGAATGGTGCGAAGTATCGCCCTCCCGGCTCCGTTGA